The following is a genomic window from Chanos chanos chromosome 1, fChaCha1.1, whole genome shotgun sequence.
TCAAACATTCAGCTTTCACTATTTAACATGAGTGAGGAGAGGGGTGGAGGTTTGGACTCGTCTTAGCCCACCCTCCTCTCAGCACCTCACCAGGCCTGTCAGGCAGTTTAATTTTGTCCTTCAAAAACATAACAGTTAGTACGCATCCACTGAACGTGACAGTTAAGTCATTAACTAGTCACATTTTCATATGAGGATTAACCTCACATCAATCTTAACTGGCATGAGTTATCTCTGCTGACTGCATGGGCCATACATggaaatgcatttcaaatgtttatcagtaataatacatttatggATATCACTGATTTGATTCAAACAATAATGAGAAGGTCTGCCTACAGTATGTGAGCTAACGTCTCTGTTGAAGGCAGTTGAATTAATCTGCACATACCCACTCAGTCCCAGACTGATGAATTATTGATAATATTTTCAATTAAGACAAAAACCACGACAGATCCAAAAGGATTACTGCAAAAATGAATAACGATGTGCAATGGTTGTTCATTAATCACACAATCACTTCAGAGAACAGTGAATGCTCAACTGTATACATAACTTTCACAGGCTAGTTCACACATAAGAGCCTCTTCAAAATGCTCTGTAAACTGAGATTACATTGTGCCAACAATAGAGGTCCAGGCAAATAAAAGActttgatgaaaaaacaaagtaaTGCACTGCTACAAACCTGGACGTCGGACACAAGTGAACTTCTCCATTTTAATACAGAGTCAAAACCAGATAAGTCTCCCAGTGGAGCAACTGCTACCTCAAAGGCGTTTTTGATTAACATTGATTAGTATTGTGACAACGTTTATCCTCAAGAGAATGATTCTTCTTCCCACATCTCCAGCACAGGATCAACTCTGTTACTGTTATTTGTTGCATATTAACTGTGGCTCAGAAGTTTACATAAAGAAAATAGATGCATAAATCTTTGAGACACAACACAGACTTACTCAAACCAGCACAGGCCACTGAAATTCCTTTAAAGATTTACTAGAATTACATGATGCCACTTGCCCACTTTTGACTGAGAGAAATGATCAAACCAACCGAAAATCTATCATTTAATGGAGGGTCTTGACACTGGACCTAGTCATCAGTTACATCTTCACAGTATTTAACTGGATAAttatctctaaaaaaaaaagacatacttTTCAAAGCTGGTGGTATTAATTTAGAGTAAACAGTGAAATATTGTCATCATTGCCACATCATGCTCAGCATTTCTGATTTACTTTGTAGTTAGTCTTTCCTCTCATCTAGTCAGACAGTGCCTACCCAAGGCAGCTTAAGTCAGTTCTGACTAGATCTCCTTTGCCCTTTGTCCAGTCACTTGACCCTGGTCACAAGACTATCAATCCGACTCACAATGAAATGCAATATCAAAAATCCAAtcattttacaaaaaatgtttgtgtaaatgcCTGCGCTGACACAGTACTTGATCGTTCTGACGAGATGTTGACAGAATCATCACTTCTGGTGCCCTAACAGTCCTTGACACTCCAAAATGACATGAAGACAATTTCaagattttaatattttatcaaCCATTCTGAGATTGTGAAAGGAACAGATAATTATAAAAGGTATCTCCCTGACACCTCTGAAAGGAGGGTCTGTGAACGACTGGTCTGAGGTTCAGTTCAACATTTTGGCATGTGCTGTATAGTCATCTCTGAGTCCTGCCTTCATTTTACAGGAAAGCCCATCAgggccttttcattttcatcatgttttcGACAGTTGCCATTTTCTCAACTGTTCAGAGGAGCCAGTCATTTTTGCCATCTAACACTTACCTGATAAAACCACTCATCTTACCCACCATCTCCAATCCTtctgaaagacagagtgagggagacacAGACTATCAACACTGCAAAAATAAATTCCACTTTAGAACTCCTCAATCTAACgcttgaaaatatttcagacacTTGAGGTCTCTTGATATCTGAGTCAGCTGCTTACAGCGGTCCAGACAAAACAGCATTGAGTCTGTTTCAAAGATACAGAAATACTATAGTAATATTTTGCTTCTACCTGTCCTCActtcaaaaacagaaaggtgAATCAAAGTTTCACGGCCTAAATAATCAACTCTTcatgaaggagagaaacatCCAGCAAGGTCTCAAAATCATAAGCCTAGGCTACATTCAAATGATGACAaccataatgatgatgatgatgttgttcttcttcttcttttctaataataaacataataataataataataatagcaaaattaaacaaaatggaaaaggaaaacatGCAGAAAGCTGTCATGTTTAAGTGTGTACCACGtagcatgtttgtgtgatataATTTGTTGTGCAGGGGCAACATAGCTGAAAAATGCAGGAAAAGCAGAAGTGGGTGGTCCTCCACTCAATTACACTGTTTGCTTACAGGTTGTAGTAAAGAACAGTTATGTATTAAGATTAACATGTAACAGTGAGGGGCCAAACTTatgtaactcaggttcaccccccccccccccaaaaagggAAGTCAAGGGTTTCCTGAGGAAATTCAAGGACACTGACGGAAATCCACTTCAAAGAGCCAATATGAAAAACTTCCTAATttataaagaaatgtgaatttcAAAGAAAGCACAAACAATTTTCGTCATTTGGCTAGGAATAGTTTAATAAAggtgagaaacaaaaaacagccacaTTCCAATCGTTAATTGCTTAAAACCTATTTACATCATAAATAGAACAACTACATACAACCATTTGGTGAGTCCTACATATGGAGTTGTAAGTGGTTTGGAggttcagacagagagaggagagagcactgaGAAACTGGTAGTCttccacagtttttctttttgatggcAAACCTCAAACCGTTCGATTGCCTGAGTATCACAAGATGTCATGATtgcgttgattttttttatccattttcaATACAGACTGGTGAATTTTGGGATGTGACAGAGGCAAACTACTTAAAATctagatgttttgtttttttgtttttttttacccaggtTAGTATGCTTGCAGGAGGAATCTGTGGTAGGTAAACTGGACCAAACATCCAAGAGAAATCACAGTCCACTAGAAGACAAATCACAGAGCTCCAAGTTCCCAGAGGCTCCACTGCTATAATGACAGAAGATAGAAGAAGGGATACAGAGAGGGTAAAGTTCTCCAGTTACATCTGTAGGTCCCTTCTTCATCCCTGACTTATCAAGGCCTCTAACAGTTATCCTGGCATTCTCTCAACGGGgatgtgagagaaatgaaacgGCTCCCTTCAAAGTTCTTAACGTTCTTCTacacctctctttttctccatgtttTGGTCCCGCTATGCTCAGGGTCTGCTGAAGATGCTGTGAAGAACATATGTAGGTCTGGCGTGGGGTGTCGGTGGCTGGACCCTGCGCTAGCTGCTCTCTTGTGAGTCCTGTTGAGTGATGGCAGGGAGAGTTTGATTGCCGCACACCGGTGGTGTCAGTACTACGCTCTCCATGCCAACTTTGATGCCAACTCCTCCCCCAGCCAGCGCTGCGTTCTTCCGAGAACACGCAGAACAAATGTAGTCCTCGTTCTCCGCCATCTCGCATGATACACCCACGCATACCTGATGAAACCACTCATCACAACCACCATCACACTGCACCCAATCCACCTgaaagagatgcagagagacagacagtgaatgaGAAACTGAATCATAAAAAATAACTGACTTAACAGCACAAAGCTGGACAGCAACTGGAGGAGTTCTATTCATTTcatggagagagaagagttcAGAGAGAAGCCCACGCATTGCGGAGCTGTCAATAAAGCGTCGTCTGAGCTTCTGCTATGACAAAACATCAGAAACAGTGTCTGTTATGCAGAATCCAAATTACACAGTATATATGTTTGACATTACATGGAGAAAAAGATCAAAAGATACAAAAACCCATGTTGAGGAATACTTGCTTTACATGAAGCAGATTACACTTTAACCAAGAAACTCATGTAAAAGAACTCAGAACACGACATTGCCCATCCAGTTAATACGTTATGTGTAACTCTCCTTAAGGTGTTCCAGTGCTGTTATCAGCTGTTGATATTCATTAAGTTTCCATGATGATCCTTCCAAAGCCAAtgttcaaaaacacactcaatactgaatttatcaatatttttaaTACACCTGGCACATGATCGCCTGGCAGCCAAACATTCCAGTTTTTGGAACGTGAAGAAGGGAAACACAAAATTGtgagcaataataataaattactACAACTCAGGTACCAAAGCTTGCTCAATCAATAATTACATAGGCAGAGGTTTTCCAGGAAACATGAAGACAAGAAAGATCAGAGATTCATGACAAGGCAAAGACAGTGATAGACGTCTACGTCAGTCTCACATAGAGAGGAAACGCTTTCCTTATGAAACACTCTCACTGAATTAGACCGCCTGCACTAGAGCCATGACAGAAACATGTTATAAATCACTGCtggtttaaaaaacaataactaAAACCTCAGATATTTTCAGTAATGTGCATCTGATAAAGTAGAAAGTAGATAAAGTAGCCCAAAACTCTTCACAAGGCCTGATCATGCTCTAGTTTTAATGTTGCTAGGAGACAAAACCAAGACCTAACTCATGACTTATTTTAAATTACGTATTCATGATGTACTTTCATATGCAGTGGGATTTACTCACCTTATCCTTGCAGGGACGCTGGCAGTTCTTGGCTGCACACACAGCGTTCTCGTCATTGGAGTCCTCTGCTCCAGACCAGTCATACTTAGAGGGAATGTCCAGaatcttcttctctctctttttctctaaccCATCCTTGACCAACTCTGCTTTAGCAGCTGCCTTCtccttccttttcctctccttctcttctttggCTAGTCTCTTGGCGAGCTGTTTCAGCTCACGGGCTTTATCGGGGTTGAGCTTGAGTTTTTTCTTCTTGGACTTGACCCCTCCATCCACTGCCCTCTTCAGCTCCTTTGATTTGGGCCGGCCCTCCACGCCCGTGGCAGCTAGCAGCAGCTGCTGCTCAACCCGTTCCAGTTTCCTCTTGCGCTTCTTTTCGGAGTCCTTTACCTTCAGCTTCATTGGCTTCTCCAGTAGAGCCTCCTCCGGCTGAAAGGAGtaacagagagacggagagaaaagggaagatTTGATGAGAacacaaaaaaggaacagagaagaaaCTGTATGACCCATAGAAGCACAAACATAATAATTCCTATCCATCAGTTAttcactttatttcatttatgaAACACATAGGTCTGAGACAGTATATGGACGTAGTCAGCTGGCTTCCTGCGACAGCTCTGATGCAgatgcaaacaaaacacaggccaCCCACCTCCATGACTTGAAGGAACCTCTCCTCGGAGGGGGGATGTGTAGCCTGCAGGATCCTCCAGATGTGCTGGGTCTCGTCCAGAGACACCTCCAAAAGATCGCCTACCATCATCAGTTCCTCCAGCTGGGCCTTGGCTGAGGGAGACAGCTCCAACACAGGTGGCTCTAGGCTGCGAGGCACCAAGGGGGTCTTCCGTGGCTGTTTCCGTGGGGTTGCCGGATCTGAGGAGACACAGGAAGGAAGTGGCTGAGAGTGGCTGTGAGGCATACTAAAAACAAAGGTGCGCCGGAGTCAGTTTAAGTAAATGGTAATTAAACCCGGTCCTTGATAAACCTAGTCGTCAAACAAAGAATAACATGTCCTTGGATATTCTCCATTCACAGCCAGTTCCTCAAGGCACTAGCTACTTAGCTATGGTACACGCTTGATccctgactgacagagatattGTACATGGGGGCCTTACTCTGTGGGCAGGTCTTGGAGGCAGAGGAGTAGGCATGCTCTGCACAGAAGGACGGAGTGGCTGGCCACATATGACTAACAACTTCCTCTGACTTCACAGGGATTTCTTCATCACAGAACAGGTAGGGCTTCACCTCCCCTGAATCCTGATAGATGACAAAAGAttaaaattggaaaaaaaaaattagatagCAGTTGTCATTGATCCTCAAAATCATCAGATGTTCATATGAATTTGAATTACCTGAACtggttcttaaaaaaaaaaggtctttccTGAGCTACATGACATACGGGTCTCTCTACCTTAATATCGTAGCCATACGTCTCCCTGATGTCCTCATCTGAGTCTGTCTCCTCATCGTCATAGTCCACAGACTGCCGTGGTGATGTGGTTCTGCTAAAGCCAGCCTGCTGGAATGTCTGGATGTGACCCTAAGACAGCAACAGGACAAGTAAATACCAGGTGGTAACAGACTGTAACACAAGAAATAAAAGTCCCATCTTCAGGCCAGTAAAGTCTCACCTGCAAGTCAGGATTGGCAGCTGCCTTCTGCAGTTCGGCGTTGATgatcttctctgttttttcgcGGGCGGCCAGCTCCACCATGCGCTGACTGAGAACAGAGAGTTTGGCCAGGGCGGAGGAGAGCTCGTCTGTGGCCAGGGCCTGTCGGGCGCGATCCTGCCAGCTCATGGCCCGTTCTGTCAGGCACTGTAGCGCCTCGCCCTCCGGCAGCCGCACCGGAAGCTTCTGCAGAGacaccagcagagagaggaTTGTCTCCAGGCGTGGGCGCCGCGATCGCTGGCACAGCGGGCACAGGAATTTGGACTCTTTGTTACTGCTGTGCCACCACCCGGCAACCAACTTCTTTTGGGAACCCGTCTTGGGCAGCGGCACGCAGGCGCCATGAAACCAGTCCTTGCAGAGCTCACACTGCAGCATGAAGCCGCTGGCCGTCTTGCGGCACAGGCAGAACTTGACCTCCTCGATACGGTCAGCCATGGCCATCTTAGCCAGATTAGCCGCACGAAGCGAGTGCATTGCCTCGACCTCCTTCTGTTCCTTTGCCTTGAAAGCAGCCACCACGCTGGCAGGATCATGGGCGTCCTCCATGCTCTCCTCCATGTCACTCAACCCCTCCAGATCCAGCCCTCGCTCATTCTCCAGCAGTTCTTTAGCCCTCTTACGCTTACTCTTACTGTTTCCATACACACCAATGTCAACACGTGGGCTCAAGacctgaaaacagacaaaagccTGCATAGTACACTTTCGTGCGAAGCCAGCTGAGCTGCATGAGTTAAGACTTGTCCGTGCTAACAGACAGGTCATTTCGTTTTCAACAGAAAGCCCAACCAATCATTTCCACTGAGTGGGCACAAGATGGTACTGAGGACAAACTTCTTTAAGACAACAAAATCAGCATGGAGAGTACAAAAGTTCACAAATTACACAGTCTTACCTGAAGCAGGGTGTAAGTGGAATTCTTCTTGAGAAACGTGCGAGCTGTCCTCTCCCTCCAGGCTCGGGCGGATGCCACCTGGGATTCCACTTGAGGCAGCTGATCCAGACGCACGGGAATGGAGCGGCCCCTGGCCAGCAGCGTCTCCAGCTGCTGTAGGTAGGCATAGTTGCTACCGTTCTGTCAGAGGACAGGATCCACAGGTCATCAATGCAAACATCCACAAGAGCCAAATTTTCAAGTGTAGTGATAAGAGGGCTCCAGGTTGAGTTCAGTTAAACACATTTCACCAACGAAGTGTGACACGACTATTCTTACTGCCATGTGTCATTACAATCAgcatcatcacagactgaggtACCTGTATGGCTTCTACTCTGGCCGTCCAGTCCTTGGCTTTCTGCAGTGCCTCCCTGAGCGCTATAACGTTGGGCAGGTAGGCAGGGATGTTCTTTGCCTCCATAACAATGCTTTCAAGAGTGACCATACTGTGGCGAGGTCTGAGGAAATGAAGACAGTTAATAATAAGAGTGTAAGAACCTCTAGTACAGATATGTGTCAGAGCTAAACATGTGTGATGCAtttcaacacagacaaaaggtGTGATACAGCTGCTGTAATAAGCCAGTGAAAACTGTCACAGGCCTTGAGAAACAACAGCCTGTTTCTGATATTTCAAATGGACATGTGCATGCAGCATTTACTTACAACGAACTTTACCCTGGAAGTGCTCTGTGAAGACAGTACTAAACGTAACCAAACCATCAGCTGGGCTACAACATAGTACTTCTTATTTATCCAACATAAGTCAAAGTCAAATTAGCATGCTCTGCCTCTAGACCAGCCTAACATGAGAATTGTTTGACTTGACAACTGTGAGTCTGACCAGTTTTAGTGAGTTAAGAAGTGGagaagaaatgtattttatgaCACAGAGCACTGTGTTCAGGTTGCAAAATGCTTTTTCAGGGACATGAGGCAGTCTTGAAGCACAGTCACATTCTGAAGCAGCATAGCACAAAGGTGATAAACCAGGATTTCTTTTTATATCAAACCTTAAGTTAACCAACCACCAGTGAATCTTATTTTAGAGCCCTGATCAGGTGCTAAGCTTAAAAACAATGAAGAGCAGGTCTGTACCTGGCCTGCAGACAGGCTCGTGCTTTGTCCTCCCAGCGCTCTGACACAGTGAGGATCTCCTGCAGCTCAGCCATGGCCTTCTCCACAGCGTGGTGCGGCGCCAGGCCGACGCCTGAGTCAATCAGCCTCTTCATCAGCTCTAGAGTTACACGCTGCGGCTCGGCCAGCGTCATTCGCACCTCGTCCAGCCAGCGCGCCTGCTGCAGCTCCTGCTTCAGCCGCGGAAGCTCCGGCAGCTCCACGTCCAGTCCCGCGCCCAGGTCCAGCAGTGCCTGCAGCTTAGACGAGTCTGGTGTCTCATCAGCTAGAGCCACCTGGGCACGTTCGTGGAAGTCCTCCACATTCTCCAACAGCTCCTGCAAGAAAGTAGAGAGGTTGATAACAGGTGGTGGATGAATATTTTTGGTTGCATCTTTCACAACAGAGCTGAGAAATGCTAACATTGCTCAACTGtgaggctgtttgttttttgaagtctGAGCTTGTATGTCTGCCTCGCCAAACTCATAATAGATATAATTAGCTATGAGGTCGGGAAAGCTGATCCCAGGACAGCTGTCGGGTGCTgtgtgttaccatggaaactCACTTTGACCTGCCGAGCCTGGCTGATGACACAGGGCAGAGCGAACAGTTGCTCCACAAAGGCCTTCAGCTCCTCCACTGTCAATTTGCTGCGTGTGCGGCTGCTCTCGGGGCGTTGCCTGCTTTATATccatccaataaaaaaaaaaaacattcacaataAGCTTAttaattttaaaacacacagataagtCTTGACCCAACCTCTGAAGTTCTAAATGGTTATCAAAATTTAGACAGAGGCTTAGGTCTATTCCAGGAGAAAAGTAGTACAGGTTAAAAGTTTAACActcctaaacaaacaaaaaaaaactcccattcTTATGCTGAAAGTCTTAAGAATGGAAGTAACTCAATAAAATGACCTTAAAAAAATAAGATACCAACAGCTctgcaaatgaaaagaaagattaGCAATCAGCagagtacacagacagacaagaaaCAAACGTCTGTATTGCACGGCAGACCACATCCTACTGTGTTGGGCAACACGCTGCCTGGTAATCACCAGCAAGGTAATCATTGTGACACTTCTACAGCATGCTTGTTATTTAAAGTCaccctgactgaaacacttcctCCCTGTTCAAAACAATAACTGTGGACCCACATTGTACGATAATCGAGATAAATGTATGGCTGTATTAATTGACAGGTTGTATTAATGGAGAACactgataaagacagacagatactgcTACAGACACTGAGCACTGACCTGTGCCTCTGCTTGTGACTGAGCAGTAACTGGGCCACAGAAGAGCATGTGTCTGCTTCCTTCACCGTTTCTCTCAGTCGACGGAGCAGATTGTTCTCGGGGTATTTCCTGTCCTCAGCATCCTCCAACAACACCTTCAGTTCAATCAGATCTGATGGTTCAAAAGACACaatgagcaaaagaaaaaagagaggtgtgtgagagaaagagagagcgagagagagagagagtgagagcgagagagagagagcgagagagagagagagaaagagcatgctgagaaaaaaacCATATATATACGCTCATACCACCATGTCTGACCTTTCTTGTTTTTATGATCTGCTCCTAGTGCCTCAGTGACTCTCTTGGCCCATGTGTCATAGGACTGTGCTCGGGACTTCACCCCATACAGCATGGCAGGGAACTCCTCCTGATCATATCTGTACCtaaaacaccaaacaacaaAAGTCTGTCATCTGTGCAGGATAGCATATTATACTCACCATAAACATGTTCAAAAGCAACTAATCCCTTCAGCACTAAAGTACAGACCCATGACAAACGGAAATGGCGCACAGCACATTAACTTGCCATGCTGCTCAATTCAAAATCAAAAGCTAGGTCAGGTCATTCCCAGATACTGTTGCAACACTCAGGTAAtgaaaaagcaaaggaaacacGTCCGTAATTGATGGATACAAAGTACATTTCAAGTACACTGAAAGTGGGCTCACATAGGTGGGCTTAATCAATTAATCAGTTACAATATGTTTTGGGTCAAGTATTAGAACGTTGGACAGGACCATGGACCCATTACTTTTGGCTACCTCAGCTAGAGGAAAAGAATTCAATGACTAAAGTCAGTTTTCCATGGAAgactaaggggaaaaaaaacacataaactaGGATCTGACCTAGTCAAGAGTGCATTGTCCTTGACCAGGTTTCCATGTACTAGTGTACACATGAGTAAACAGAAAAGTAACTCTGAGTCAGTCAACAATCTCGGGTACAAGCAGGTGGTTTCAGCAACAACAGTCCATGGAGAACTTCCCAGAGGCAGATATGAGCTGCAGCACATTAAACTCATTATTACACTTATCAGTACGTCTAAAAGTATTAGAGGGTTTTAAATCATATTACTATTATATACTACTATAACTATCATACTTATATTACTACTACATATAAGTAACATTACTATTACTGTACAGAATATTTTACTGGACCAGCTGTTGGGTGTATTTTCCTGGCAGGGTTTAGGTGCAACTAACCCCCTTAAAGGGCTGAGagaacacaaatatacacaaaagcCGAGAGATCCCAAAGCCTTTCTATCCTAACGGTAAATGTTCTCTTGGAGGAAAACAACATCCCAACATCAGTATCTTCAGGGACACAGGCGttcactgaatggtttgatgGGAGATCCTGGAGCGGTGCCCGAGGAAGGATTTTCCACCATCACCAACACACTAAATAAGGGAATGCCTTTTGGAAGGATGAGGCAGGATCGATGAGCAGGCCCACTGAAAGCGTTCTCCTCTCAGATCCTGTTTAGAGGAGGTGTCGGTTCTCACCTGAGGCACTTGTTGCCGAGAGGGCAGTCACAGAGTTCTGCGGTGTGATGCAGACACACCAGGCGCTCAGGACTACAGGAGCACGTCAGGGCAGAGAGGAAACAAGTCGTCTTACACCTGTAGCACTGTCTCTCGTCATCAGGCACCAACTCAAAGACCTCCTGCTCAGAGGACAACACCCCCTGtaggaagagagaggaacacacatCAGTAAAGCTGCACAGACCATACTGAGATGTGTgctgaacattcacacacataacaataaCAAGACATGAAGACAAAATTTGCAAAATGCTCTCCTTCTGAACTGGTTGAATATGGAAGTCAGATTTTCTGTGTATTACCATAGATTTTTGAGGATCCAACTGGACAAAACCCAGTAGAATTCTTTATGGAAATCCACTGTTAATAGTACTGTACTGCTGGCAAAAAGCCAGTGAAATCTCGCTTTTTGTATACTCATCATTAATATGAATGAAGAAGTTTTTATGATATATTGCCGCTCAGCCTCTAACCATCTCCTGCACAGCCTGTCTCAGCCTGGTCTCCTCATCCATCATCTCCACCAGCTCTTTGTGAACTGCAGCTGCCAGCTCCACATCCAGGCTCTCGGGATCAGCCGCCATCTTACACAGCAGTTCCTCATGGGAGAAGACACAGTAGCGGTGCAGTCGACGGTAGTGGGCCACACACTGACGACCCATAGGCAGCTAGTGACAACCAAAGCAGTTACAATGAGTACAGAATAACATCTGTTTACACAGCTTATTCACTTCAAACGGGCGGTCTGCATGGGtcaaacacacaagaaacagATTGATGAATCTGTACATACCCAGTCTGCAGTACAGAAGTTGACTGCTTCAGCAAAGTTGTAGCCTTGGTTGAAACCACTGTGATAGGCCCTTGGGAAAGTCACTACAAACTCTCCAGCGCACTGATTGGTCCGGAACACCTGAGAAACAAATGGATGCTGATGAATGACACTGAAGCCAATACTAACGATATCAGTCTTTGGAAGCCACTGTTGGTAAGTGCACAGAATAGGCTACATTTCATGCCAAAAGAAGACATGAGTCAGCTAAGTGCAGTCCTAAAACATGGGCCAgagacaaacatttacacaaacataaaccatGTCCAtgtctgcgcacacacacacacacacacagagagagagagaggggacgtACCGGCACACCGTGCTCCATGAGCACATTGGGATTCATGATGGTGACCAGCTGGTGGAGCAGGTCAGGCTGGGAGTCAAACAGCTCAGGGGCCAGTTTTTTCATCACTGCTTCAAGCTGCTCTGCTGCATGTGCTGGGACACCATACCATGTCTTGGGCTCACCCCTAATCAAGACATTAATTACTATGTAAACACTACTTAGAAATACCCCTGCACTTACCCTTGCACTTGGCACACAGCATTAAAATCAACAGCTAAAACAGCATTTTGTAGACACTCAGGGTACTGTGCCAACAGGGTAAAGGTTTAATTGTCAAAAAAGCAGTCAAAAAGTCAGTAACGGGAAACCAAGGATCTTGACTAAATGTAACACGTAACTGTTAATGTCTGTCAAACAGTACAGCCTTGGGTAGCCGGTTGCATCTGCACAGAGTGTGCTGACTCACCAGTGCAGATAATTGATGGAGTAGCTCCAGTGGTCCTCTATGTGCcagcagaaagaggagaagCACATTCCCACATAGAGCCAGGGCACTTTCATGCCAGAGATGTCCACATTAATGTGAGTGAGAACAGACTGCTCCAGGACTGGCATGTTATTCAGGTTCCAACCTGAGTTGGCATAATCCTTCAAAGATGGAGGGGTTGTTTATTCTGACCACTCATGTTACGCAATTTTATGAAAATAGACAAtcacatgaaaaacatgttCTTGAACCTGAGTTTTCACAAGACACAAATTCATGAGACAAAATCTATGGCTTTACCTCCTCATCCCCCAACAGCCTCCTCTTGCCATCTCTTACTGGGAAACCACTGCCCACATCCTTAGAGCTGATATCAGCCCCATATTCTACGATAACATCCTCCTCAATGCTGCTCACTAGTCTCCAGAACTCCTTCTCCACCAGTTCAGTGGGTACCATCTGAGTCAAACAGAGACAGGTGCAATGAGCACTGCAGCAGTGCCTCAGAGTTATTTCACCGCGTTTGACGTTTTTCTGTTTTCGGCCTCACTGGTCGTCAAGACTGACTGCATGTCTGCTGGTTTCAAGACAAGTAACTATggatcatttgaattctttacGACCTTAAATTCCAAACAGACACGCAACAACGTGAGAGCAGGTGATAACAATGAGCTTGGATCTCCGTTTGGTCCACATTCCGCGGTAACTTACTACAAAATCACGCAATATGCGAGCACAACTCTTACGTGCACTGGCATGTTGAAGTAGTCTGACTTGAAGTGATCTGCCATCTCGCCAAAACTCTGGAGGGTGTATTCTCGCACGGCCT
Proteins encoded in this region:
- the kdm5a gene encoding lysine-specific demethylase 5A isoform X1, whose protein sequence is MSVYTEFVPPPECPVFEPSWEDFSDPLGFINKIRPIAEKTGICKIRPPKDWQPPFACDVRNFRFTPRVQRLNELEALTRVKLNFLDQIAKFWELQGSRLRFPHVERKILDLYLLSKIVSAEGGFVRVCKEKRWTKVANRMGYPPGKGVGSLLRSHYERILYPYELFQSGATLSGVHRLYEEGEEAEEPDEGIEGGVEDEEADEEEEKEREKETRERDSLHDRQQIKDHPMPERRSRRLKSERENKEPKGLQIFGSSPKMVGLEIVPADDGFIKKQRHLKAQAFAIKMRPRKETLEVNFIDLYMCMACGRGDEEDRLLLCDGCDDSYHTFCLIPPLQDVPKGDWRCPKCVAEECSKPREAFGFEQAVREYTLQSFGEMADHFKSDYFNMPVHMVPTELVEKEFWRLVSSIEEDVIVEYGADISSKDVGSGFPVRDGKRRLLGDEEDYANSGWNLNNMPVLEQSVLTHINVDISGMKVPWLYVGMCFSSFCWHIEDHWSYSINYLHWGEPKTWYGVPAHAAEQLEAVMKKLAPELFDSQPDLLHQLVTIMNPNVLMEHGVPVFRTNQCAGEFVVTFPRAYHSGFNQGYNFAEAVNFCTADWLPMGRQCVAHYRRLHRYCVFSHEELLCKMAADPESLDVELAAAVHKELVEMMDEETRLRQAVQEMGVLSSEQEVFELVPDDERQCYRCKTTCFLSALTCSCSPERLVCLHHTAELCDCPLGNKCLRYRYDQEEFPAMLYGVKSRAQSYDTWAKRVTEALGADHKNKKDLIELKVLLEDAEDRKYPENNLLRRLRETVKEADTCSSVAQLLLSHKQRHSRQRPESSRTRSKLTVEELKAFVEQLFALPCVISQARQVKELLENVEDFHERAQVALADETPDSSKLQALLDLGAGLDVELPELPRLKQELQQARWLDEVRMTLAEPQRVTLELMKRLIDSGVGLAPHHAVEKAMAELQEILTVSERWEDKARACLQARPRHSMVTLESIVMEAKNIPAYLPNVIALREALQKAKDWTARVEAIQNGSNYAYLQQLETLLARGRSIPVRLDQLPQVESQVASARAWRERTARTFLKKNSTYTLLQVLSPRVDIGVYGNSKSKRKRAKELLENERGLDLEGLSDMEESMEDAHDPASVVAAFKAKEQKEVEAMHSLRAANLAKMAMADRIEEVKFCLCRKTASGFMLQCELCKDWFHGACVPLPKTGSQKKLVAGWWHSSNKESKFLCPLCQRSRRPRLETILSLLVSLQKLPVRLPEGEALQCLTERAMSWQDRARQALATDELSSALAKLSVLSQRMVELAAREKTEKIINAELQKAAANPDLQGHIQTFQQAGFSRTTSPRQSVDYDDEETDSDEDIRETYGYDIKDSGEVKPYLFCDEEIPVKSEEVVSHMWPATPSFCAEHAYSSASKTCPQNPATPRKQPRKTPLVPRSLEPPVLELSPSAKAQLEELMMVGDLLEVSLDETQHIWRILQATHPPSEERFLQVMEPEEALLEKPMKLKVKDSEKKRKRKLERVEQQLLLAATGVEGRPKSKELKRAVDGGVKSKKKKLKLNPDKARELKQLAKRLAKEEKERKRKEKAAAKAELVKDGLEKKREKKILDIPSKYDWSGAEDSNDENAVCAAKNCQRPCKDKVDWVQCDGGCDEWFHQVCVGVSCEMAENEDYICSACSRKNAALAGGGVGIKVGMESVVLTPPVCGNQTLPAITQQDSQESS